TTGCACTATAGAAGTTCTTGCTCTCTAGAAGTTCGAAAACTCATTGAAAGTATCTCATCAACAGACAACATTAGGCATCTCATCTCAAACAAAGTGGGCTGTTTtattttggataatttttttttttccatatagAAGAgagtaaaagaaaaggaagagacGTATTAGCCAATATTTTTGCAAAAGGGAGAGAATAAAGCGGGAAGGTATAAATGCTTCAACCAACTTTTGTATTTCTTAAAACTTTCAAAGATACTGAGCATCAATCAAAAACTTGACAATACTATGTCATTTCCCTTTAAATTCCTAAAATTAGCATATATACTTCCGCTGTTTCTGTACCTATACATGGTCAATCACAAACGTATTATCCCACTTTACACGATACTGAAACATTCTTGGCTCGACAATGAAACCTCGGATTCGGGAAGACGGTAAGTCGATCATATGGTGGAAGTGAACTGGTGGTACCTGTATGTTTGACTGGGAAGAAGAGCTGGGACGGCTAGTTAGGAAGATGTTAGGCAGAGTAGAAGCTTTTGGCAAGCTTGTCGTAGTTCGGGCAAGGGATCTGTCCTCGACAGAGTAGAAAGAATGGATCTTGCATCAAGCAGTCCGGCTGATATGCTCTCCAGAATCGGGTCTTCACTGGCCATGAGTGCTGCCAGTAGCTTTGCACCAGCCATTCTTTCCTGATGGACCcacaaaaatttcatttagtaCGAGGATTACATACTCAAAAGATTTGGTCATGAATATTAAGCAGGGCCGCCTAACCAAGGTCAGAAGAATTGAACCAAATTGGCTTTAATAAATTCcaaatatttttatgaaataaatgaaaaggcCAAAAAGCACCACGCTTCTCTTTGAAAAGGAGGTTGCAATGGTTCCCTCCCAATGCACTCAGTTTACAAACAGAAACCGAGCGAATCGGAAAACCAATTGCTAATTATTCAAGAGTTCATGAAGTTATAATTTAGGAAAATCCGGCTCTTCAACATTAAGTTTTTCAGGCATTATTTGGTTTAGTTCCCACCTCCGCAAGTGATGGCATGTTGCAGATTTTGAAAATGAGGGCATTCACAAATTTAAAGGAATTTTACTTTAATACCTTCTCTGACCCTTCTCTGAGAAACTTCAAGGAGAGCTTGATAAGATCTGATGAATAAGGAATCACCGCAGATTTCAAATGGTAGACTGCCGAGAAAAGAACCTGAAGACATGCAGCCCTGATCTCGCGATCCTTTATGACCTGTATTATATATCATCCACAAGAACATCTTGTGAGACAGATCGGAATGtttaaaacaagaaaaagcttgattatTTACGAGATGGAGCCTATTATAAGTTTTCTTGCTGGACATTTGAGGAGGATACCTCACTAGACCTGATGAGAGCTGGAATAGTTTTTCGAGCCAAATGCGTCTTCCCTGAATCAGCAATCTTCTGACAAGCACTGATGAGGACATTAGCCATGCACAAGCGAAACGACAGAGAGAGTGGGGCTTCAAAAGAGGTCGATGAAGAATCATCATTGTCTAATTGACTGATCACATAACTGAGAGTGGACTCTAAATCAGTCATGCCTGCATTTTGAACCATTACGTTAAATATACAATATAAGATAGAAAACTCATGCCATCCAAGACAAAATTAAATCACCTTCAGCTGCAGCAAGCgtgattttcttcttcaaggTGTTGGAGTCACCAAATGAGCCAGAAGATGATTGTACTTCAGTGCAGATCATAAGCGCTAGACAGTCGATGCACCCATGTTGTGCTCTTGAAACTGCGATGAAAGAAACACAGCATCTTAGCCTTGCTTGAAAAGCAGCAGAGGTGATGAAAATGCATGAATGAAAACTCAGGCAAAAAGAGACCACTGGGAGCTCTTAGAGCACTATTACAAGCCCTTCACTTCACATATACTGTGCTGGGTCCACAGGGTTCCCCCTGCATCCTCCCATGCGACTGGCTCAGAGCACCAAATCACCTATGTAATAAAAGTACCAAGCAATTTCCCCTCACATTATACCTTCATCCCCATCAAGAGAAGGCCATGACAGAATTTCTTCCAACAATTTCCGAATTCTGATCATCGTGGAGGTAACTGTTATATTCCTCCCTCGTAcctaaaaatcgaaaaatgCAGCAAGTGAGGCTCAAAGATGTAAGCATCGCCATGACTCTTCTGTACAAGTGTAACAAAAAAGACTTCATCGCCATACAATGACTTTCAATGCTGATGTACACGGAAATTACCACGAGGGATGTACAAAGTGAAAACAAACCAGCCTTTATCCTTGACACATCCCGAATGCCTGCAGAATCTTCTAATTGGAAGCAAACTAATGGAAAAAGCACCTACAGAACCAAAATAAAGTCAATTTAGACAATGTTGAACACCACAAGACGTCTACTAACTGAAATCTGAGCTCTTTTCCGCCATGCACATGAGAGGTGAGTCCCATGCATAACACTGCAGTAGTAAGTCATTTGGAGACATGCAGAGACCgagcaaaagagaaaaagctGACACCAGGGAAAGGACAGACGGAGAGCAGCGCATGTGGGAAAAGGAAggtaataaaattaataagatgGAAAACAAGGACAGGTCATTTACCGTGGGAAGAATACGACCAGAGAGCTCTGCTGCAAGTTTCCGAACATCTTCAAACTCAAATTTGGAAAATGCCCTGAAATATCcatcaataaaattagaagAGACTAAATCAGGACAGAGTTGagatttttactttttaagtCCTAGGAGCCTAACAATGTCTGCGGTAAAAAATCAACCTCTTCAGGAGAAGAGCAGTGACACAGTTGTCATGGATGGTGCTTGTGCCATCTGAAATTACACCAAGCCAAAAGGATGAAAGAGATGTGAAGCTTGATAAATCACATAACCATAAATCAAGTAACATGCCATGATGCAAAGTAGCTATCAAAGGAGACAAAGTAGCATACCATGATTAATGTCTTTGTTGTGAAGTTGACCATACACGATAGATGAGTTAAGACTGTTGAAAACTCGTAGTGGAAGCAGCCTAATTATGAGCAATGGGCAAAGGCGCTCAAACAAACACTTTTGCATCTCAGAGTCCTCATGCGGAGAGGTTTCACTCACCAACCTAAGCAAGTAGGTTTTCATAAAATTGCGATCATTATAAATACCACCACCTAAAACTAGATATTGCAGCAGCGAAGAATACTGAGACATACTCTTCCTGTTCCTGCATGCATTTTAGGACACGATTTGTTTTCATAAAATTGCGATCATTATAAATACCACCACCTAAAACTAGATATTGCAGCAGCGAAGAATACTGAGACATACTCTTCCTGTTCCTGCATGCATTTTAGGACACGATTGAGAATGATATCAGCAGCATCTGCTAAGTGTTCGCTTATATAACTCAAAAACTTGACAACAATGGCATTTGATGGCTCGGTAAAAAGCTTGTCAATCAGTGGCCCTGCCATTATTTTCCAGTCCTGAACCTACATTACCACAAAAATTGACCATTAAGAACAGTGGAACTTCAGATAAAATAACCATCGGTACAATGATATCTCTTATTCATGAGTGGgagtataaatataatttttgtagCATCAAGAAGGtgataattcatataaatatcAAAGAAGCATGAGTAAGCACCAATTGAATAAGAGTTTAGCTAGGAGTGCTTCACCGCTTTCagtttttctttctaatttgGAAAATATGCTAGCTCATACCAAGCACAGCAAATTGGTAGCTAAGATTTGTGAACAATAGGATTTAACTTGGAAACTCCATTTCCACCTGGTTCAAATACTAAATCAACTAAATTGCCTTCCCATTACACATATGAAATGACTGAGCAGCATTAAGTTACCCCTGGGCCAGCTAAAGCATCAACATTACAAATGTCTGAAAGTCCCACATTTTGCATTTTGGGAAAGGCTTTCAAAATGTCAACATAGCAGAGAGTAGAACATTGGATAGGATGTTATACAGTCTATGGTAGTAGAAACAAAATCTAGCAATATAGACAAGAGTTTCCATGAAACAGAGAAGTTATAAAGTGCAGTCATCACACAACAATGCAAATGTCAAGGCCTGGTAAATATATTTGACCAAGGATGAAAATATATGCCAAGATAGGACAGTTTGTGCACATTCCTTTAATAAATACAAGCAATGGGCCGTGCATTATAGTTTCCTGGACAATGACCTGAATCAAATACATCGAGAATAGTATATCTCTTACATTTTCAGACCACTCTGTCATCAGCTTGAGAACTTTGTCAGCATCAAACTTTGAGCCTGCCAGTGTCCAAAAGGATGTTTGTGAGTAAAAACTGGAGCTCCCTAAGTTTAAGACATTAGAATAATCTGAATCTACGAGAGTCAAACTGCCACTGTGCTTCTTTCTTTGTGCTACACTAGTATGATTTAACTGGAAATAAATTGACTGGAAAACATAAGTTGGGAACCTATCCCCATAGGGAACCTGTATTAGACGCATTATACTTTTGATACAGAAATGGAACTAAATGCTAGAAGTGTGATTAATTGTAAGCTTAAGAGGACCACAAAAACTACATAATGTTTTCTTATTTATGAAGCAGGAGCAATGTGAATATTCGAGATAAAATCCAATTTTCGCATACAGAAAGTTCTGTTAGTAATCCAATTTTCTGAAAGACCCTATACCTTCAACCGTGATTCCAGAGGTTTTTGGAAAGTCCAAGCTATTGCTAAGGTTGCTGTGACAAAGAAATAAGTATGATGAAAGTTTGATggataaaatctaaaaaatttaaattcataGTTAGGTAAACTATAAACATCAGATGCAGAGAGAGGGATAAAGGGACCTTAGAGAGTCGAGCAGCATACTAATTACTTCAGGTTCCTGATTGTGATATTTAAGGACCCCAATGAATGCATCTTTAACAGATAATTGCAATTCAATATCTGAAGAATAGAGAAGACGAACTAGAGCAGGCAACACATATGAAGGCTCTGCAGGACAAAAAGTAATTAGTCAACCAAATTATGGTAATCTAGATGCAAATTTTCCCCATCAAAATTAAAGGCTAAAGGAAAGTCTACACAATCATCGCATAAAGGATTCCAGAATTCTTTGGGGTCAAAGGAACAAAAACAGCAATAACATGAAACTCATAAGGGAACTATAATGGAACAGGCTCAGCTCTCTCTAAAGAAATGAACTTTCTTTGACTAAGGATATACCAATCATAGGGAGCAAATTTGTCGCTGCTCTGCAGATTGCAGGTTCTCCACTCTCAAGACATCCTAGCAAATAGTTTGAGATATCTCGCCTGTGATACATAGTTTTGACCAAATGAGAAATAGGCCAGGGTGAtagatatttattaattacatAAGAAAATGGAAGACTTTTCCTCCCCCCATTTTTTGGAAAggtttgaaaaaggaaaacttAAAAGGCCAAAGAAACTCAAAAGCATCCTCTCACCATGCCAAATGAGGTAATCCATCAGCTGACGTCAGTGAAATTTGGATAATTTCTGATATAACATCAAGGGCATTCCTCTGCTGGAGATTATTCCCACAAGCGAGACGTTCCAGAACCTCTTTAAGGCACTCACCATCAATActcctgaaaaaaaaattatataagtcATACATGAGTATCCTAAACAATAGAAGATATCAGTACCGTCACAAACTGATCATAGAAGAACAAATTTCATACATAGAGCAATATTCTGCGACAAGTATGACAACAGCTCGAGCTGTTCCATCCCTCTTGTCAAGGAGCTGCAGCAATAATGGAAGCACCGCATCCATCTGCCTTGTGTCAATAAGAATGCCTTCAGAAGAGTAGTTCAGCTTAAATATGGTCCCCTTAAATATACCAACGACCAGATCTATCACATCTTCATCTCCGGAGTTCAGCTTCAAGATGTAGAAAGAATATGAGTTCAGCTCAATGACCACTTCAATGTCTGTATTACAGAATGGTAACAGAAACATTGCAGGTACTGCCAGGCTCATATGAACCGATTTACTTTAACACTAAGGTTCTGTTAATTTCCAGACTAAACATCTGGATACCGCGTTACCTATTCAATTTTAACTggtcttttttcaattttttcaaagATAATATATGAATGTGCTGGAACATCAAAGCCAGTTAATCAGGATATCTACATAACCAGACCAATAAAAGTAAAACAGCTCATATGATTGAGGCAGTTTACGGCAAGATATGATAATACAGCAGTAAGGCAAGTATTGATCATTTTTTAGTGTTGGTCAAACAGAAACTTGATGACATTATAATTTCTCTAATACAGGAGGCAGGAATTACCTGAGATATAAGAACCTCCGATATTTGCAGGCCATATTCTGACATTACGCTTTCAAATCTCCTGCCAACAAGACGACCCAACAAAAGACATAGGCAATTCAGGAAAAAGTTTCTGGTCTCTGCAGCCCCATCCTTGTGTTTGCTAGGGTTGTAAGAGCTTCGCTCTGCATAAAGCTGCAATTTTTCCCATCAGAGACAGAAcaggaaaaagtgcaaaatgCATGCACGTTTCTCAATAGGTATAAAACTTTACTGCTTAAATCCACATTATACTCTATTTGTGTCATGCATCGGAAATTACTAAGCCCCAATTTGTTAGATCATTTATCTATCCAATAGACACGATGAACCAAATCAATTTGAACATTTCATGGCACTGATGTCCCTCAAATAGGCCTTACCTATGGGCATTCCATCTACTAATCCGTCTTACGCAGTAAATGTGTTTGTTTCAACATAATTTTGAGTGCTGAAAATTAAGTGCTAAATTTTTAAGTGATGAACAAAATAAGTGCTTATTTAATTAAGCCAATTTTGTTTGGTGGGTCAAGTGCTAAACTGTCGAAGTTATTTGAAATGTTATTTCACTTTGATCACACagtattttttcttttttcaattttgaccCAATTCTTTGATTATCTTTTCGTTAtttctgaaaattaaaaaaaatgaaattgaaaaaaaaaagggtcgcGGTTTCAAATCGGACGGGAAGCGGGCACTGGCGACGCTGTCGCCAGGTACCACCTCCACAGTGGAGGTTTCCGGCGAGCATAGAGGACGCCACCAACCTCCTCTATGGCGGTAGTGGCCCCAATCCCCGCCACCACCTCCATAGAGGAGATCGCCAACGTCCAGTGGTGGCTGGAATCGGGCACCAATGCCCCGATTCCTTCACATTGATTCAGTCATCTTCCACAGTATTTTTTACTTaacttaatcaattaagtCAATTTGATTTGCATTTAACAAACAAGCTGAACCCAATTAAgtgttgaaaatttaatttcaacacttaattATGTTATCAAACACACCCTACGTCTTTCGGATGGAGAAGTatcattcaaaaaaaaaccttAGGGATGTTAAAATAGAATCAAATTAGAGATTTCATTAACCTGGATACCAGACAAGTACTGCTCCAGCCGTTCTCTACAATTCTGTGAAAAGTTGAGTTCCTCTAGGTGCAAGAGCACACTGTAATGCTTCCAACATGATGAGAGTAGAAGTTCCCGAGCTTTGAGAATTTCCATGTCTGTTGTTCAGATGTTATGATGAAGAGTTAGCACACAATGAAAAGTGCTAATGAGATAATAAATAGATAAGAAGCATATAAGACCTGCCTCTTCTCGCAAACGGCCATTATGTTCGTTTAGATCTTGCAACCACTTAAGGACTCTTTCCAATCCTCTAGCATGTAAAGGCCGACTCTTTCTGCTCCACTAAATTGGATTGCAAAAGAAGGTTACTCTATAAGGATAGGTAATCCACATATATTAACTCCAAGATAGCTTGAAATTCAGGGTAAGTTATTGACCATTGACTACCTGACAATATATTCTTGCagagaaaaattaagaagCACTAAAAGTAATATTGTGGTTTTTTAACCAATGCTATGGAAGATAACTCAGGGGTTCGTAGTTTCTACTTTCTAGCACACATTCACTGCCCATCTAATAATCAAACAACCCCATTTCCAGCTTATGACTGTTATATGTGTCCTACTGAATTATGAGCTTTCAGCTCCTGAGAATATGAAGAGCTATGacagaattattattttaagacaAATCAGATTCTCTTTAACTCTCCCCAAGTCCAAAAGGTTTTTCCAGATAATGCAATCCAGGAGATCTACATATCATGCTTTTGTCCGCCAGTCATTTGGAAGCCTAGTGGATTTATTCTAAttagttttcttcttttaatctgccatgaaataaatttcataaagtTGGTAAACGGACCTCCTATTTGGTATCAGGAGCATACTAGGCTGAACAACAATCCTTGAATCCACGGGACTCGATCAACCCATGTAATTAGCAACATATTTGTTCATACAGATATTGGATCAAACATCTTTTCCAATTCAATTATCATCATCaacaaaatacaaaaagaaaCTTAAGAGAGACAGTGGCTGAAGTGACCATACAGCAAGGAGTCTTTGAACTAGATTGATGAGTTCTGGCAACTGATCCCACAGCAAAGTCTCCCTCCCTCTGTTTGAGATCGTCTGAGTCTCTTTTGCTTTCTTCTCACCAATACCAGGCAATGAAGGGACTGCTTCCTTAGATGTATTAAAATCAGATATTCTTATCTTGTTTTTTAGGCTATCATCCTTTCTTGTTAATGCTTCGGTAATCGCCAAACAACAATCAGCAGCAGATATTGACAGTCGAGAAGGCAGTTCATAACCATCACTCACAGTGCTGcatataagaaaaatagaaaggtAACGTATGCCCTACAATTCTTTTATCACAGATGGAAAATTGGATTGAAAATTTTTGCAGAGTCAGAAGGTCATATATCACATCCAATTGATATCGCAGAGTTCACAGAGGAAGACAAATCGTGAGGCATAGCAGAGCCTACAACATGATTGATGAGTGTAAGATCTAATAGTAATAGCCTACAGAAAGTGTTGTTAGAGGGTTATCAAATCAATTTTGCAACATCACAGATGATCTATTCAAGctcataaataaattttaaagttttCTCTTATTTTCTAGAAACGCGAGAAAGCTCAGAGTTGCAagcattttcttcatttacttCTTAGTCCATCAGTATCATACTGAGTTCGTCAGTATGACATGCTCAGCATGAACAAATCACAAGGGAGCCCATACCTTCCTCTGGATACAATAGCAGAAAGATGTGAAATACATGTACAGAGTATCTCAATCATGGCACTGTACTTCTCCCTTAACCCTGAAATAGGAAGAAATAACACAAAATCATCGTCATCAATCTCCAAAATAGTGAAGCATCTCAACCGCAATTCAGCTTTTCCAGTATAGCAGAAATTTTAAACTGACAAAAAACTGAATAGCTCTTATCGAACGAAGGCACCCTCCTTAAGTCCGAGAAGATCAGAGGCAAAAGAAGATGCACGGAGATCAATCAACAAAAAACAAAGACAAACTCAACATGAGATAAATAGGAGAAGTGTTTTTACCACTCAATGAATACTGAGTCATTGTGCTTTCATACTCCACAAGCTCTCGCACAAGAGTACACCAACCGAGCGCGATATAACGATCTTCTTTTCTGGAGATGATGTTCACAAGGTCCCGCATGAGAGACTGAAAGATAAACTCGTCTTGAAAAAGCCAGCTAAGAAGTATCAAAACTTGGCCACCATGCTTCGACTCCTTACTTCGAAGCGACTGTGCGAGAAAAGCAGATGATTCAGACAATTCGCAAGGGGAACACATTTGCATCAGAAGAGTTCACACCAATAATCTAATTCATGGATGTGCGATTAACTACGTACATGCTCGACCATCGGGATGATAATTTGATCCCATAGTCCATTTTAGCTAACGGATGAACTTCGGAAGAGCAAAACCCACTAGGCAGTTCAATCATTGGGATGAATTCATCTCGATGCTTACACTCAGCCAACTAGCAGTTAATTAACGCAGTCAAATGTACGTCGGATTATCCGCGGCTTACCGAGAGAATGAGTTCTGGAGCTCGGAGAGAACCGACAAACAGCGTCGCGGAGCTTCTTGGGGCGAGCAGAGAGGAGAGCGCTCATCGCCCTCCCGAGGGTCACGGACACCATCGAGTCCGTGTTTGACCTCGGCACCACAAGCTGCTGCTCTCCTTCCTCCATTGGACAGGCAGCCGATCAGAGCTGAAACTCGTTGGCGCCAAACTATGGGAACAAAAACTGAAAACTCCCGGAGCTTCCGAGAACTTCCAGCTATGGCAGAATGCGTTCGGTCCTCCTCCTTCTGGAGACTGCCAAGGCAACGAGGAAGAAAGAACACAGAGCAACCGCCATTGGTGAGGATAATGGGCCAAGCAACCTGAGCCCAAGAAATATTGGGTCTTTGATCCGAATTCCCTTCAATCGAAGCCCGTTCTTATTCCATTCAAGGGCCCGAAGAGTCTTCTGCAAGCCGACAGGGTACGAGGTTTCCAAGCCAagagggaagaagaaaaagagtagTCGGGAGGAGGTTTCTATGGAACAGTGGGCTGCTTGGTACCGCTCCCTCCCTCCACCGTTTGATTCTGGGGAGCCCCTCCGTTCACTTGCCGGTTGAAGAGGCTACAggttttataaataaataattcagATGGTTcaaagttgtgatttttttgataatctcAGTTCAATGTATGATAATTCTCCGGATTTGAATTATGATCTCATCTTATGCTagaattatcaaaataaacTTTCAACTTTTAGTATCCATTAATCTGAAGTAAGTTATCACATTTTGTAATTGATTTATCGACAAATTTTCAATGTTCGATAGCATCGGTTCAAATTTTTCCGGTTTGGACTAAATTATTACTTCTTGTGCTTAAATTATTGAAAAGCTTTCAATTTTCGATGAATTCAGTTGTACATGCGATAACTTCCTCTAATTTAAACTAAACTATCATATCTTGTAATTGagttatttaaaaatttgaactttCGATAACATTAGTTCGGCTTTCGATAACTTTCCAGGTTGTCACATCTTTGTAATAGagttatttaaaaattttaattttcaataacatTAGTCGGCGTTCGATAACTTCCCAGGTTGTCACATCTTGTATTTGGGCCAAAATGTGATAACTGCTTTTAACTATTTCTTGATAATCCCAACTACTTGAGCTAAGTTATTACAGTTTCTCTCTTAATAGCTAAGTTATCACAATTTCAACTGATGAGTTTGGGATGACAGACAAGAAAAATAAGATATCAAAATTGCTCAGGCAGAAGAATCCTCCACTGAGGAAGGCTCTATTCATTATCTGGGGAAGGTGGAAGCTCTGTTTCTATCTGATCTGaacaataaaagaataaaatttctTGCTTTTCAGAAGGATCCTCACAATCCAATGGGGAAGGCTCTATTCGGCATCTCAGGAAGGGGTTCAAAGCTCTGGTCTTGTCATCTCCATTTCAACACCTCTGATCACTTTCTTGAAGCCCAAGCCCCTCCCTTTGGACGTTGGCTATGGAGGCTGTTCGAGGTCTCTTCAGTAGCATAGGCGAGATGCCTATATCTGTGTTCTTCAGGGGCGCCAGGTACTGTAAAACTCACCTGTAAAGTTTTGTTCTGATTGCCTCGTGCCATGACACAATGATGAAcccagaaaaggaaaaatattcaaCGGAAAAGTTAATCCTCAGAATGTAGTTTATTTTCTCGCGCGTGTGTTTCCTGGTGTTGGTGAAGTTATTGTCTTGTAGTAAGATATTGATGGCCACCTGCAGGCTGTGGCTTGTTTCGTCGCTGTACTATCTTGCCTCTGTCTGATGGCAGCCCAACCATTAGACTAGATGGCCATCCAGCAAGTGATCTCAGAAAAATGATTTGCAGAATCGCAAACTGCAGATCATTTGTTAACAATCTCCAGGAGTTGCGTTTTTCCTGTTGCTCGAAATAACTTTGCATTTTCACTGGAATGAGGATAGGAAAATCCACAGAGCTAGGATAATAGAATTATGCCGAAAGGAAAACTGTTATGAATGAGAGAAACCATTTGGTAGTGAAATAACCATAGACAGGTTACCATTTCCTGGGCTCCCATTTCTACGTTCTGTTCTGTCATACCGACTGTTGGCATTTTGGCTTTTCACTTTTGTTTTCCTAATTCTGGTTTTTGCAATGGAATGGCTAGGAGTGTATTTAAGGAGGATGAACTTGGGATGGACATTATGCAGATCGCAATTCCGGCAACATTGACTTTAGCAGCAGATCCCATTGCTTCTCTAATCGATACAGCATTTATTGGTCATATAGGTTCGTGTTCTCCTGTGTGTACTTCCTAGAAATTCTGTTCCAGAAGACAGCATTTATCCGCCCTTTGACGTGCAATTGAACTATTCTCTTGTCCGCCCTCCTCGGATTTCAGACTTTTCAtgcttaattaataaaatgtgaaattatatatatcatgcaTTGAAGAAAATTCTAACAAACTTTTGCGTGATTCTCTTGTAAATGGTACATGTTCTGTCTATGTTAGTTTGATTTAATAGATCCTCGGTGAATGAGTTATTCAGGTCCTGTTGAGCTTGCTGCTGTAGGAGTTTCTATCGCTGTTTTCAATCAAGTATCAAAGATTACAATATTCCCGCTCGTCAGTATCACTACCTCATTTATTGCGGAAGAAGATTCGATGATACCAACTCGAATCGACCGGCATAAGTACGCATCAATTTTTTGCATTTGGAACGGGTTGCGCAGTCAACAACGGAATGGATCTGGAAATGGAACATCTGTTAACGGAACTAGGTACATTTTTTACTTCGTTGTATCTCTTTCCTCTGTCCTAACTTCCAAAGAGTAGGCGAGTACTAGCAAGACCATTGGAAGTGCCAGGAAATTTCCCTGAGTCGATACAATAACAACGAATCTTACGATAgtgaatatatttttaatcagATTCAACAAATTAATCATCTTCCACCACCAGCAGCTGTGAGAAAGAGCCCCGAATAAAGAGTAAGAGGAAACACATTCCGTCCGCTTCATCAGCTATGGTGATCGGGAGTGTTCTCGGGCTTCTACAGACTTTGTCCCTTATCATTACTGCCAGACCGATGTTAAGTTACATGGGTGTGATATCGGTAAGTTTTCATCTGTACTATAAATGGACAGCAGTCATAGCTCAGTACAGCCTATCCCACGAAAACCCGGGAAAACTATCTCTTAgactagatttggaatgcatTTTCCATGGACTCAGGATTCACCGATGCTAAAGCCAGCAAAACAGTACTTAACCCTGAGGTCACTCGGTGCTCCGGCTGTTCTTCTGTCTCTTGTTATGCAAGGAATATTCCGAGGATTTAAGGATACAAAAACTCCCCTATATGCTACAGGTGAGTCACCAAGCGCTCCccataaaatttattatccGCTTGTGCCTTACGTACTTGCCCTTACTCCTCACTGTACCTCGTGAGTGATTTgtatcaaattttattttcgttttctGTCGGTTTCAATGCAGTCGTGGGTGATGCAGCGAATGTCATATTAGACTATGCATTCATATTCGTTCTTCGAATGGGTGTTACTGGGGCTGCCATAGCTCATGTTATTTCGCAGTATGTTCCTTT
The sequence above is drawn from the Punica granatum isolate Tunisia-2019 chromosome 5, ASM765513v2, whole genome shotgun sequence genome and encodes:
- the LOC116207680 gene encoding protein DETOXIFICATION 42-like isoform X1; amino-acid sequence: MEAVRGLFSSIGEMPISVFFRGARSVFKEDELGMDIMQIAIPATLTLAADPIASLIDTAFIGHIGPVELAAVGVSIAVFNQVSKITIFPLVSITTSFIAEEDSMIPTRIDRHKYASIFCIWNGLRSQQRNGSGNGTSVNGTSCEKEPRIKSKRKHIPSASSAMVIGSVLGLLQTLSLIITARPMLSYMGVISDSPMLKPAKQYLTLRSLGAPAVLLSLVMQGIFRGFKDTKTPLYATVVGDAANVILDYAFIFVLRMGVTGAAIAHVISQYLISFILLWKLTRQVNLVPPSIKDLKFKRFFKSGFLLLVRVIAVTFCVTLAASLAARHGMTSMAAFQVCLQIWLASSLLADGLAIAGQVRNYLNNERLSLLVLLQRRITGRSLLPLPVYYSCAWFWGLDSWPCSKRCYLSHPDYSQMTTRSYDLSGSESRSLR
- the LOC116207680 gene encoding protein DETOXIFICATION 42-like isoform X3, whose amino-acid sequence is MEAVRGLFSSIGEMPISVFFRGARSVFKEDELGMDIMQIAIPATLTLAADPIASLIDTAFIGHIGPVELAAVGVSIAVFNQVSKITIFPLVSITTSFIAEEDSMIPTRIDRHKYASIFCIWNGLRSQQRNGSGNGTSVNGTSCEKEPRIKSKRKHIPSASSAMVIGSVLGLLQTLSLIITARPMLSYMGVISDSPMLKPAKQYLTLRSLGAPAVLLSLVMQGIFRGFKDTKTPLYATVVGDAANVILDYAFIFVLRMGVTGAAIAHVISQYLISFILLWKLTRQVNLVPPSIKDLKFKRFFKSGFLLLVRVIAVTFCVTLAASLAARHGMTSMAAFQVCLQIWLASSLLADGLAIAGQAILAGAFAAEDYGKVTATASRVLQLCLVLGLGLLAVLETVLPFTSRLFTNDDKVLRLIRVGIPFIALTQPLNA
- the LOC116207680 gene encoding protein DETOXIFICATION 42-like isoform X2, which gives rise to MEAVRGLFSSIGEMPISVFFRGARSVFKEDELGMDIMQIAIPATLTLAADPIASLIDTAFIGHIGPVELAAVGVSIAVFNQVSKITIFPLVSITTSFIAEEDSMIPTRIDRHKYASIFCIWNGLRSQQRNGSGNGTSVNGTSCEKEPRIKSKRKHIPSASSAMVIGSVLGLLQTLSLIITARPMLSYMGVISDSPMLKPAKQYLTLRSLGAPAVLLSLVMQGIFRGFKDTKTPLYATVVGDAANVILDYAFIFVLRMGVTGAAIAHVISQELLGTLKVTKERCSHHVPLKGAKTSTNGIDINWFLLLVRVIAVTFCVTLAASLAARHGMTSMAAFQVCLQIWLASSLLADGLAIAGQVRNYLNNERLSLLVLLQRRITGRSLLPLPVYYSCAWFWGLDSWPCSKRCYLSHPDYSQMTTRSYDLSGSESRSLR